From a region of the Cucumis sativus cultivar 9930 chromosome 6, Cucumber_9930_V3, whole genome shotgun sequence genome:
- the LOC101220171 gene encoding aspartyl protease family protein 1 yields MPFFYSFFHFFLLISSFPSSLAIARPIFSFKMHHRFSDQLKNWSGVSGKFTLPDSWPVKGTIEYYAQLAFRDRFFRGQRLSEFDGPLAFSDGNSSFRISSLGFLHYTTVQLGTPGTKFMVALDTGSDLFWVPCDCSRCAPTEGSPYASDFELSVYSPKKSSTSKTVPCNNNLCAQRDQCTEAFGNCPYVVSYVSAETSTTGILIEDLLHLKTEHKHSEPIQAYITFGCGQVQSGSFLDVAAPNGLFGLGMEQISVPSILSREGLMANSFSMCFSDDGVGRINFGDKGSLEQEETPFNLNQLHPNYNITVTSIRVGTTLIDADITALFDSGTSFSYFTDPIYSKLSASFHAQTRDGRHPPNPRIPFEYCYNMSPDANASLTPGISLTMKGGGPFPVYDPIIVISTQNELIYCLAVVKSAELNIIGQNFMTGYRIVFDREKLVLGWKKFDCYDIEEKSLFPMKPDVTTVPPAVAAGVGNHSSPGLTKDTRTSAQISTESEFTSCYSSLLSCFRFFIILLFLL; encoded by the exons aTGCCTTTCTTCTACTCTTTCTTTCACTTCTTCCTTCTCATTTCCTCTTTTCCCTCCTCTCTTGCCATTGCCCGCCCCATCTTTTCCTTCAAGATGCACCACCGCTTTTCCGATCAACTCAAGAACTGGTCCGGTGTTTCCGGTAAATTCACTCTCCCTGATTCTTGGCCGGTTAAAGGAACCATTGAGTATTATGCTCAACTAGCCTTCCGTGATCGCTTCTTCCGTGGTCAGAGGCTCTCCGAGTTTGATGGTCCTCTCGCTTTTTCTGATGGAAATTCCAGTTTTCGGATTAGCTCCTTGGGATT TCTGCATTACACTACCGTACAATTAGGAACTCCAGGAACGAAGTTTATGGTAGCACTTGATACTGGAAGTGATCTGTTTTGGGTGCCTTGTGATTGTAGTAGATGCGCGCCCACGGAGGGATCTCCTTACGCTTCC GATTTTGAGTTGAGTGTGTACAGCCCCAAAAAGTCGTCTACTAGTAAAACTGTTCCTTGCAATAACAACTTATGTGCACAGCGTGATCAATGCACAGAGGCCTTTGGCAATTGTCCCTATGTTGTCTCCTACGTATCAGCTGAAACATCGACTACTGGAATATTGATAGAGGATCTTCTACACTTAAAAACAGAACATAAACATTCAGAACCTATTCAGGCATATATCACATTTGG TTGTGGGCAGGTACAGAGTGGCTCATTTCTTGATGTTGCAGCTCCCAATGGCTTGTTTGGGCTCGGCATGGAGCAGATATCAGTTCCTAGCATATTATCGAGAGAAGGTTTGATGGCAAATTCTTTCTCTATGTGCTTTAGTGATGATGGAGTTGGAAGGATCAATTTTGGAGACAAGGGTAGTCTGGAGCAGGAAGAGACCCCATTTAATCTGAACCAATTACA CCCAAACTATAATATCACAGTTACTAGCATTCGAGTAGGCACTACTCTGATTGATGCAGATATAACTGCTCTTTTTGACTCTGGGacatcattttcatattttactGATCCAATCTACTCCAAGCTTTCAGCAAGT TTCCATGCACAAACAAGAGATGGACGTCACCCCCCTAATCCGAGGATACCTTTTGAATATTGTTATAACATGAG TCCAGATGCAAATGCTTCTCTGACGCCTGGTATTAGTTTAACCATGAAAGGTGGAGGTCCCTTTCCTGTCTATGATCCCATTATTGTCATCTCCACTCAG AATGAACTCATTTATTGCCTGGCCGTGGTCAAGAGTGCTGAACTGAATATAATTGGGC AAAACTTCATGACTGGCTACCGTATTGTATTTGACCGGGAAAAGCTTGTGTTGGGCTGGAAGAAGTTTGATT GTTATGACATTGAGGAAAAGAGTCTATTTCCAATGAAACCAGATGTTACTACGGTTCCTCCCGCTGTTGCTGCTGGAGTAGGTAATCACTCTAGCCCAGGATTGACAAAAGACACGAGAACTAGTGCTCAAATTTCAACTGAATCAGAATTCACTAGTTGCTATTCTTCTCTTCTGTCTTGCTTcagattttttattatattgctTTTTTTACTATAG
- the LOC116404717 gene encoding uncharacterized protein LOC116404717, producing MHHRATKSNLVDSDLETNQHGFKDNNGLPLCPKPRRLEPAIPSFLAPLICAHHIHSQSSGDSRSEILNIIEGKNVEGRDCLSSGCYPSCYSGSPPGRTENPLVHDMYFLHQMEIHSPFSRTNLSDKFNLTSASPT from the exons atgCATCATAGAGCAACCAAGAGCAATCTTGTTGATTCAGATCTTGAAACAAATCAACATGGTTTCAAAGACAATAATGGTCTCCCTCTATGCCCCAAGCCTCGTCGTCTCGAGCCTGCCATCCCAAGTTTCCTTGCCCCTCTCATATGCGCCCATCACATTCACAG CCAATCAAGTGGCGATTCAAGAAGTGAGATTCTCAATATCATCGAAGGAAAG AATGTTGAAGGGAGAGATTGCTTGTCCTCCGGTTGCTACCCATCGTGTTATTCAGGTTCTCCGCCAGGAAGAACAGAGAATCCACTGGTTCATGACATGtattttcttcatcaaatGGAGATTCATTCCCCATTTTCAAGGACCAACCTTTCGGATAAGTTCAACCTGACCTCAGCCTCGCCTACATGA
- the LOC101219934 gene encoding CSC1-like protein At4g35870: MIPFNSFVNQPSSPPPSSDDGGSSSDVTSWYGNIEYLLNISMIGAFSCLFIFLFVKLRSDHRRIPGPSGLVTKLLAVWHATCRDIARHCGADAAQFLLIEGGSCAVLLSIAVLSVSVLLPLNLYAGKAVLNDQFSKTTINHIEKGSVLLWVHFAFVVVVVFFVHFGISAIERRLKITRFRDGNGNLSDPAADSTAIFTIMVEGIPKTLEVDRAAILEYFQHKYPGKIYKVIMPMNLCALDDLATELVKVREEISQLVERMHSCLVTNEDGEEYGGNCLKVFFGWMPYIWRRVKDMWFQMMDKFGYTNEERLQRLQELRANLETELAAYKEGRAPGAGVAFVMFKDIYATNKAVMDFRNEKKRRIGKFFSVMELRLQRNQWKVDRAPLATDIYWNHLGSTKLSLRLRRIFVNSCLLLMLLFFSSPLAVITAVKSAGRIINAEVMDNAQSWLDWVQSSSWLGSLIFQFLPNVIIFVSMYIIIPSALSYLSKFERHLTVSGEQRAALLKMVCFFLVNLILLRALVESSLESAILGMGQCYLDSEDCKRIEEYMSSSFLSRSCLSSVAFLITSTFLGISFDLLAPIPWIKKKIRRFRKNDMLQLVPEQSEEYPLEYQEIDSLERALLPDDSPRLIDMDLQGQDLSIYPVNRTSTAPKQKFDFAQYYAFNLTIFALTMIYSSFAPLVVPIGAAYFGYRYVVDKYNFLFIYRVSGFPAGNDGRLMDTVLGIMRFCVDLFLLSMLLFFSVNGDSTKLQAIFTLGLLVMYKLLPSYDDGYQRMLLEGIQTIDSVVDGAIDYEVYSQPKFDWDTYQQS; encoded by the coding sequence ATGATTCCTTTTAATTCCTTTGTGAATCAGCCGTCTTCTCCCCCTCCCTCATCCGATGACGGTGGCTCCTCCAGTGATGTTACTTCCTGGTATGGTAATATAGAATACTTGTTGAATATCTCGATGATTGGTGCCTTCTCTTGCCTCTTCATATTTCTATTTGTGAAGCTTCGAAGCGACCACCGTCGAATTCCTGGTCCTTCTGGATTGGTCACCAAGCTTCTTGCGGTGTGGCATGCGACTTGTCGGGATATTGCGCGCCATTGTGGTGCAGACGCCGCGCAGTTCCTTTTGATCGAAGGTGGGAGCTGTGCGGTTTTATTATCAATTGCGGTTTTGTCGGTTTCAGTGTTGCTTCCGCTTAATCTCTATGCGGGAAAGGCTGTATTGAATGATCAATTCTCGAAAACGACGATTAATCACATTGAGAAAGGTTCGGTTTTACTTTGGGTGCATTTTGCTTTTGTGGTGgttgttgttttctttgtgCATTTTGGTATTTCTGCCATTGAGAGGAGGTTGAAGATAACTAGATTTAGAGATGGGAATGGGAATTTAAGTGATCCTGCTGCTGATTCGACTGCCATATTCACTATAATGGTGGAAGGGATTCCTAAAACCTTAGAAGTTGATAGGGCTGCAATATTAGAGTATTTCCAGCATAAGTATCCTGGGAAGATTTATAAGGTTATAATGCCTATGAATTTATGCGCTTTGGATGATTTGGCTACAGAATTGGTCAAGGTTAGGGAAGAAATATCACAGTTGGTAGAACGAATGCATTCTTGTCTTGTAACTAATGAAGATGGAGAGGAATATGGAGGCAATTGCTTGAAGGTTTTCTTCGGTTGGATGCCGTATATTTGGAGGAGAGTAAAAGATATGTGGTTTCAGATGATGGATAAATTTGGTTACACAAATGAGGAGAGGCTACAACGGCTGCAAGAATTGAGAGCCAACTTGGAGACTGAACTGGCTGCTTACAAGGAAGGGCGTGCACCTGGAGCTGGGGTTGCTTTTGTTATGTTCAAGGATATCTATGCTACCAATAAAGCAGTTATGGATTTTCGAAACGAAAAGAAGAGACGAATTGGGAAGTTCTTTTCTGTCATGGAGTTACGGCTTCAAAGAAACCAATGGAAAGTGGATCGGGCACCCTTGGCAACTGATATTTACTGGAATCATTTGGGATCAACTAAACTATCATTGAGACTTCGGAGAATATTTGTGAACTCTTGCCTACTCTTAATGCTCTTGTTCTTTAGCTCTCCTCTTGCTGTGATCACTGCTGTAAAGAGTGCTGGGAGAATTATCAATGCTGAGGTGATGGATAATGCCCAGTCATGGTTGGATTGGGTTCAAAGTTCTAGCTGGTTAGGCAGTCTCATCTTTCAGTTTCTGCCGAATGTTATTATCTTTGTGAGTATGTACATAATAATTCCATCAGCTCTTTCATATCTTTCGAAGTTTGAACGGCATCTTACTGTATCTGGGGAGCAGAGAGCTgcacttttaaaaatggtttgcTTTTTCCTAGTGAACCTCATCCTTCTAAGGGCTCTCGTTGAGTCATCTTTAGAGAGTGCAATCCTTGGGATGGGACAGTGCTATTTAGATAGTGAAGATTGCAAGAGAATTGAGGAGTACATGAGttcatcatttctttcaaGATCATGCCTTTCGTCTGTTGCTTTTCTAATCACGAGCACTTTCTTGGGCATATCTTTTGACTTATTGGCTCCAATACCATggataaagaagaagattcgAAGGTTTCGAAAAAATGACATGCTCCAGCTGGTTCCTGAACAAAGTGAAGAGTACCCATTAGAGTACCAGGAAATAGATAGTCTTGAGAGAGCATTACTACCGGATGACTCCCCAAGACTGATTGATATGGATTTGCAGGGACAAGATCTTTCCATATATCCCGTCAATAGAACCTCAACTGCACCAAAACAGAAGTTCGATTTTGCCCAATACTATGCAttcaatttaacaatttttgcCCTCACCATGATATATTCTTCCTTCGCTCCACTGGTGGTTCCGATTGGTGCAGCATACTTTGGATATAGATATGTTGTTGATAAGTACAACTTTCTATTCATTTATAGAGTAAGCGGCTTTCCTGCTGGCAACGATGGGAGGTTGATGGATACAGTTCTTGGGATCATGCGATTCTGTGTTGACTTGTTCCTGCTCTCCATGCTCTTGTTCTTCTCGGTAAATGGAGACTCGACAAAGCTACAAGCGATATTCACACTTGGGTTACTAGTTATGTACAAATTGTTACCTTCTTATGATGATGGGTATCAAAGAATGCTGTTGGAGGGCATTCAAACAATTGATTCAGTTGTAGATGGAGCCATTGATTACGAGGTCTATTCCCAACCTAAATTCGACTGGGATACATATCAGCAGTCATGA
- the LOC101219696 gene encoding probable protein phosphatase 2C 60 encodes MLSSSMNFLRACWMPSSDNIVHRGSNSAGRHEGLLWYKDIGQHMNGEFSMAVVQANNLLEDQSQIESGSLSFLDSGPYGTFIGVYDGHGGPEASNYVYDNLFQHLKRFTSEQQSMSTDVIKKAFQATEEGFISLVTKQWQMKPQIAAVGSCCLVGVICDGTLYIANLGDSRAVLGRLMRSTEEVIAVQLSAEHNVSIESVRREMHSLHPDDSHIVVLKHNVWRVKGLLQVSRSIGDVYLKKPEFNREPLYSKFRLREPFTRPLLSCEPSIAVYELQPHDQFIIFASDGLWEHISNQQAVDLIRSHPHNGSAKRLVKVAMLEAAKKREMRYSDLKDIDRGIRRHFHDDITVIVVFLDSNLVSRASSVRGPTTSLRGCGVILPTKSLARCTTPTELNTIS; translated from the exons ATGTTATCCAGTTCGATGAACTTTCTGAGGGCTTGTTGGATGCCGTCCTCGGACAATATAGTACACAGGGGTTCGAATTCAGCAGGCCGTCATGAAGGCTTACTATGGTACAAGGATATTGGACAACACATGAATGGTGAATTTTCTATGGCTGTAGTTCAGGCCAATAACTTGCTTGAGGATCAGAGCCAGATTGAATCGGGTTCATTGAGTTTCCTTGACTCCGGACCATATGGAACCTTTATTGGTGTCTATGATGGCCATGGTGGGCCTGAAGCATCAAATTACGTATATGATAATCTTTTCCAACATCTAAAAA GGTTCACCTCAGAACAGCAGTCAATGTCCACTGatgtaataaaaaaagcatttcaggCTACAGAGGAAGGGTTCATTTCTTTAGTGACTAAACAATGGCAAATGAAGCCCCAAATTGCAGCTGTTGGTTCATGCTGCCTGGTTGGTGTGATTTGTGATGGCACCCTTTACATAGCTAACCTTGGTGATTCCCGTGCGGTGCTCGGAAGGCTCATGCGGTCAACTGAGGAGGTTATTGCCGTGCAGCTATCAGCAGAGCATAATGTGAGCATAGAGTCAGTCAGAAGGGAGATGCATTCTCTGCATCCAGATGATTCACATATAGTAGTTTTGAAGCATAATGTATGGCGAGTAAAGGGCTTATTACAG GTTTCCAGATCTATTGGTGACGTGTATCTAAAGAAGCCGGAATTCAACAGGGAACCTTTGTATTCTAAGTTTAGGCTTCGTGAACCGTTCACTCGACCATTATTGAGCTGTGAACCATCAATTGCAGTCTATGAGCTTCAACCACATGATCAGTTTATCATATTTGCCTCTGATGGCCTGTGGGAGCACATTAGCAATCAGCAAGCTGTAGATCTGATTCGAAGTCACCCACATAAT GGAAGTGCCAAAAGGCTGGTAAAAGTTGCTATGCTAGAAGCAGCTAAAAAACGAGAAATGCGATATTCAGACTTGAAGGATATTGATCGTGGAATACGTCGCCATTTTCATGATGACATCACTGTCATAGTTGTATTTCTCGACTCTAATCTTGTAAGCAGAGCGAGCTCGGTCCGTGGTCCAACAACGTCTTTGAGAGGATGTGGTGTTATCTTACCTACAAAATCTCTAGCTCGTTGCACCACACCTACAGAACTTAACACAATCTCATGA
- the LOC116404519 gene encoding probable serine/threonine-protein kinase PBL9 has product MRASIIHRDVKPSNILIGDGMEPKVCDFGLVRSGPVGDRSHVSSQIKGTPGYLDPAYCSTFHLTPFSDVYSVGIILLQLVSARPVLASNQPLPDSHIVRWAGPSLEKGRVEEILDADLLTEPCNFEVMLKMGQLGLKCTSQQPKYRPTMGQVWQELEEALHEADNFWKRKRLMQKSMEIEYSESIVSTEGIRFGKFRVGMDSFAFESASLKCLEINSVSIDVDHSTEKQLSAAANDEQNKD; this is encoded by the exons ATGAGGGCAAGCATAATCCACAGGGACGTAAAGCCAAGCAATATATTGATTGGAGATGGAATGGAGCCGAAGGTTTGTGACTTCGGGCTGGTGAGATCGGGCCCTGTTGGTGACCGGTCGCACGTTAGCAGCCAGATCAAAGGCACGCCGGGCTACTTGGACCCTGCTTATTGCTCAACCTTTCACTTGACTCCTTTCAGCGATGTATACAGCGTTGGCATTATTCTTCTTCAACTCGTTTCTGCCCGTCCAGTTCTTGCTTCCAACCAGCCCCTCCCTGATTCTCACATTGTTCGATGG GCAGGACCAAGCTTAGAAAAAGGGAGAGTTGAAGAGATTTTGGATGCAGATCTTCTTACAGAGCCATGCAACTTCGAGGTGATGTTAAAGATGGGGCAACTTGGACTGAAATGCACTTCACAACAACCCAAGTACCGTCCAACCATGGGTCAGGTTTGGCAAGAGCTAGAGGAAGCTCTTCATGAAGCTGACAACTTTTGGAAGAGGAAACGACTAATGCAGAAATCCATGGAGATTGAATATTCTGAAAGCATTGTCAGCACTGAAGGTATCAGATTTGGGAAGTTTCGTGTTGGGATGGATTCTTTTGCATTTGAGAGTGCAAGCTTAAAGTGCCTTGAGATTAATAGTGTTTCCATAGACGTCGATCACAGTACTGAAAAACAGCTCTCTGCAGCTGCAAACGATGAACAAAATAAGGATTGA
- the LOC101219455 gene encoding probable serine/threonine-protein kinase PBL25: MANFFPVSSPAVSPPPSRSNRWLEYVVGVGVVASLGALLFCVFRRRIMRKLREGLGRSRKGSVKEEKLKLRRFEFEELEKATKNFSGEYLLGAGSFASVYKGVFESEGEIVAIKRPHADSYTSLDEFRNEVKLLSSVKHKNLVALVGYCEETTGNGRERILVYEYVPNGSLLDYMIGRGGRSLTWRQRVNIAIGAAKGMHFLLKILEYT; encoded by the exons ATGGCCAACTTCTTCCCCGTTTCTTCGCCGGCGGTTTCTCCGCCACCGAGCCGGAGCAATCGATGGTTAGAATATGTTGTCGGAGTGGGGGTGGTGGCGTCGTTAGGCGCATTGCTATTTTGTGTATTTCGCAGGAGAATTATGCGGAAACTTCGGGAAGGGCTGGGGCGAAGCCGTAAGGGAAGTGTGAAGGAGGAGAAGTTGAAGCTGAGAAGGTTTGAATTTGAGGAATTGGAGAAGGCAACGAAGAATTTCAGTGGGGAATATTTGTTGGGAGCTGGCTCGTTTGCCAGTGTTTATAAAGGTGTTTTTGAGAGTGAAGGGGAAATTGTGGCTATAAAAAGACCTCATGCTGATTCCTATACATCTCTTGATGAATTTCGAAATG AAGTGAAGCTGTTGTCATCAGTAAAGCACAAGAACTTGGTAGCTTTGGTGGGATACTGTGAAGAAACTAcag GAAATGGACGAGAGAGAATATTGGTATATGAATATGTACCAAATGGATCGCTACTAGATTACATGATtg GTCGTGGAGGAAGAAGCTTGACTTGGAGACAAAGAGTTAATATAGCTATTGGAGCAGCTAAAGGTATGCATTTCTTACTCAAAATACTAGAATACACCTGA